The genomic stretch GCTGGCCAGCGCGATTAACAAATACTGTTACCTTACCTGCCGTTATTTGCCTCCCTTTTTCAATCACCGAATTCGGGTGGTTTACTCGAAGATTGAAGACTGCCAATCCATTGATCAGATCCAGCATCCTGCCGTCCGGGAAACGCTTCGGTTTATAGGAATGGAACGCGGTGTGGAGATTCATCACGATGGAGATTTGCCTGCGCGAAGCGGTATCGGTTCCAGCTCCGCATTCACTGTGGGATTGCTTCATGCCTTGTATGCGCTCAAGGGCAATATGCCAAGCCGGCGGCAACTGGCGGTAGAAAGCATTCACCTGGAACAGGAAATTCTAAAAGAAACCGTGGGGTCTCAGGATCAGGTTCTGGCTGCTTATGGCGGGATGAATCATGTGACTTTTTTGCAAAACGGGGAATTTTCGGTCCGTCCGATTGTGATTGACTCCGGCCGGCTGAAGGAGCTGAATTCTCATCTCATACTTTTTTATACGGGAATCATACGGACAGCATCCAAGATCGC from bacterium encodes the following:
- a CDS encoding kinase, which produces MIITRTPYRISFFGGGTDYPAWYRQHGGAVLASAINKYCYLTCRYLPPFFNHRIRVVYSKIEDCQSIDQIQHPAVRETLRFIGMERGVEIHHDGDLPARSGIGSSSAFTVGLLHALYALKGNMPSRRQLAVESIHLEQEILKETVGSQDQVLAAYGGMNHVTFLQNGEFSVRPIVIDSGRLKELNSHLILFYTGIIRTASKIA